A section of the Triticum dicoccoides isolate Atlit2015 ecotype Zavitan chromosome 7A, WEW_v2.0, whole genome shotgun sequence genome encodes:
- the LOC119328436 gene encoding RNA polymerase sigma factor sigA-like gives MTATPALIGLSAGNRLLSTSFGPPNDLLSDKVNSHMSSAAGDAHGSSSLQFAPPAASKLTVAAHRLKLSPHGRAQVMRALRQSAPSLAPQPPPLLPADEFSLDAIILLQRSMLEKQWQLPFEEEEDDGGGDGHHVEAIGSAEDEDGKGRSSSVVVARSGVSARQRRMSGRRRGRSKKGSGAVHLSISPELLQSRNRIYLRGTVSKELLTHKQVVHLSKKIKDGIWLQQQRSKLKEKLGNEPSYKQMAQSLRISTPELRSRMRESFLAREVLTMSNIRLVISIAQKYDKLGVELSDLIQGGLIGLLRGIEKFDASRGFRISTYVYWWIRQGVSRALADNSKTFRLPTYLHERLIAIRGAKYALEDQGVSPTTQNIAKLLNISEKKVHNATQVVNKALSLDQQAFSSLNGLPGDTLHSYIEDQNVANDPWHGFEEWYLKEEVNKLLNSNLTERERDIIQLYHGIGKQCHTWEDISRQFGLSRERVRQVGLIAMEKLKHAARRKKLDALLQDY, from the exons ATGACGGCGACGCCTGCCTTGATCGGGCTGAGCGCAGGCAACCGCCTTCTCAGCACGTCCTTCGGGCCGCCCAACGACCTGCTCTCCGACAAGGTCAACAGCCACATGAGCAGCGCGGCGGGAGACGCCCACGGCTCCTCCTCGCTGCAGTTCGCGCCACCGGCCGCGtccaagctcaccgtcgccgcgcaCAGACTCAAGCTCTCCCCACATGGCCGCGCGCAGGTCATGCGGGCCCTCAGGCAGAGCGCGCCTTCGCTCGCACCGCAGCCTCCTCCCTTGTTGCCCGCCGACGAGTTCTCCCTCGATGCCATTATCCTGCTGCAGAGGTCCATGCTCGAGAAGCAGTGGCAGCTCCccttcgaggaggaggaggacgacggcggcggtgATGGCCACCATGTGGAGGCCATTGGTTCGGCCGAGGACGAAGACGGCAAGGGCAGGAGCAGCTCCGTCGTCGTGGCGCGCTCCGGCGTCTCGGcgaggcagcggcggatgagcggCCGGAGGCGTGGGAGGTCCAAGAAAGGCAGCGGCGCCGTGCACCTGAGCATCAGCCCCGAGCTGCTGCAGAGCAGAAACCGCATCTACCTTCGCGGTACCGTCAGCAAGGAGCTCCTCACGCACAAGCAGGTTGTCCacctctccaagaagatcaaggacggGATATGGCTGCAGCAGCAAAGATCAAA GCTGAAAGAAAAACTGGGGAATGAGCCGTCGTACAAGCAGATGGCGCAATCACTTCGGATATCGACGCCGGAGCTACGGTCAAGAATGCGCGAGTCGTTCCTCGCGAGGGAGGTGCTAACGATGAGCAACATCCGTTTGGTCATATCCATCGCCCAAAAGTATGACAAGCTGGGGGTTGAGCTGTCCGACCTGATTCAG GGTGGTCTCATAGGGCTACTCCGCGGGATCGAAAAGTTCGATGCATCCAGGGGCTTCAGAATTTCCACTTACGTATACTGGTGGATTCGTCAG GGTGTTTCAAGAGCACTGGCTGACAACTCGAAAACATTCAGGCTCCCTACTTACCTGCATGAGAGGCTGATTGCGATTCGTGGCGCAAAGTACGCATTGGAGGACCAAGGGGTTTCTCCGACAACGCAA AACATCGCAAAGTTGCTCAATATATCGGAGAAGAAAGTGCACAATGCTACACAG GTTGTCAATAAGGCTCTTTCGTTGGATCAACAGGCATTCTCCTCCTTAAATGGCCTACCCGGAGATACACTCCACAGC TATATAGAGGATCAAAATGTTGCGAATGACCCATGGCATGGATTTGAGGAGTGGTATCTAAAG GAGGAAGTCAACAAACTTCTAAACTCAAATCTCACTGAACGTGAGAGGGACATTATTCAGTTATACCATGGTATAGGGAAACAATGCCATACATGGGAGGATATTAGCAGACA GTTCGGGTTATCCAGGGAGAGGGTGAGGCAAGTAGGGCTTATCGCAATGGAGAAGCTGAAGCACGCCGCGAGGCGGAAAAAGCTGGATGCGTTGCTCCAGGATTACTGA